In the genome of Variibacter gotjawalensis, one region contains:
- a CDS encoding ATP-dependent helicase codes for MADPLKLQDYAGAPAPIPGGIAARARAQAAPRYLDGLNPEQREAVETLDGPVLVLAGAGTGKTRVLTTRIAHILSLGKARPSEILAVTFTNKAAREMKLRIGSMVGEAVEGMPWLGTFHSIGVKILRRHAELVGLKSGFTILDTDDQIRLLKQHLSAANIDEKRWPARVLANLIDGWKNRGLTPSQVPAGEAASFANGRGQELYAAYQERLKTLNATDFGDLLLETIRLLREQPDVLRQYHHRFRYILVDEYQDTNVAQYMWLRLLAQRPQRNDLLADGSAAATPQRAETNLCCVGDDDQSIYGWRGAEVDNILRFDKDFPGAKVIRLERNYRSTGHILAAASHLIAYNEGRLGKTLRTEDELGEKVTVSGAWDSEEEARSVGEEIEQLQRKDHSLNQIAILVRASYQMREFEDRFITLGLPYRVIGGPRFYERAEIRDALAYLRAVNSSADDLAFERIINVPKRGLGDATVQWLHEHARQANMSMMDMAREVANTDELKPKPRQSLRDLMANFDRWAAQKDSLPHTELAEMILDESGYTDMWQKDRSADAAGRLDNLKELVRSMDEFENLQGFLEHISLVMDADRGEQVDSVSIMTLHSAKGLEFETVFLPGWEEGLFPSQRSLDEQGRAGLEEERRLAHVGLTRARRRAKIFFATNRRIHGMWTTNIPSRFLDELPEADVEVTEQKGGFSFSGYGASRFDRQESFGSSYTTPGWQRAQQRGGFSGGGYSGGSGSAPSGGRWQKTEIPDLPRPRKGPRTIEGELVAKSTGTASAYSVGDRVFHLKFGNGNVTFVEGNKLTIQFDKAGEKRVVDSFVERV; via the coding sequence TTGGCCGATCCCCTGAAGTTGCAGGACTATGCTGGCGCGCCCGCCCCGATCCCGGGCGGCATCGCGGCACGCGCGCGCGCGCAGGCGGCCCCCCGTTATCTCGATGGCCTCAACCCGGAACAGCGCGAAGCCGTCGAGACGCTCGATGGGCCGGTGCTCGTGCTGGCCGGTGCCGGGACCGGCAAGACACGCGTGCTGACGACACGCATCGCGCACATCCTCAGCCTCGGCAAAGCCCGGCCGTCCGAAATCCTCGCCGTTACCTTCACGAACAAAGCCGCGCGCGAGATGAAGCTGCGCATCGGCTCGATGGTCGGTGAAGCGGTCGAAGGCATGCCGTGGCTCGGCACCTTTCACTCGATCGGCGTGAAGATTCTGCGCCGCCACGCAGAACTCGTCGGCCTAAAATCCGGTTTCACGATCCTCGATACGGATGATCAGATCCGGCTGCTCAAGCAGCATCTCTCGGCCGCCAACATCGACGAGAAGCGTTGGCCCGCGCGCGTGCTCGCCAACCTCATCGACGGCTGGAAGAACCGCGGCCTCACGCCATCGCAGGTGCCGGCCGGTGAAGCTGCGAGCTTCGCGAACGGACGCGGCCAGGAACTTTACGCCGCGTATCAGGAGCGGCTGAAAACGCTCAACGCCACCGACTTCGGCGATCTCCTGCTGGAGACGATCCGGCTGTTGCGTGAACAGCCGGACGTGCTGCGCCAGTATCACCACCGCTTCCGCTACATCCTGGTCGACGAGTATCAGGACACGAACGTCGCGCAGTATATGTGGCTGCGCCTGCTCGCGCAGCGACCGCAGCGCAACGATCTGCTGGCTGACGGCAGCGCGGCGGCAACGCCGCAGCGCGCCGAGACAAATCTCTGCTGCGTCGGTGACGACGATCAATCGATCTACGGTTGGCGCGGCGCCGAGGTCGACAACATCCTGCGCTTCGACAAGGACTTTCCCGGCGCGAAGGTGATCCGCCTCGAGCGCAACTATCGCTCGACCGGCCATATCCTTGCGGCGGCCTCGCATCTCATCGCCTACAACGAGGGCCGCCTCGGCAAGACGCTGCGCACCGAGGATGAGCTGGGCGAAAAAGTTACCGTCTCGGGCGCCTGGGATTCCGAAGAGGAGGCGCGTTCGGTCGGCGAAGAGATCGAACAGCTACAGCGCAAGGATCATTCGCTCAACCAGATCGCGATCCTGGTGCGCGCGTCGTATCAGATGCGCGAATTCGAAGATCGCTTCATCACGCTCGGCCTGCCCTACCGCGTTATCGGCGGCCCGCGCTTCTACGAGCGTGCGGAAATCCGCGATGCGCTGGCCTATTTGCGCGCGGTGAATTCGTCCGCGGACGATCTCGCCTTCGAGCGCATCATCAACGTGCCGAAGCGCGGGCTCGGCGACGCCACCGTGCAGTGGCTGCACGAGCATGCGCGGCAAGCCAATATGTCGATGATGGACATGGCACGCGAAGTCGCGAACACGGACGAGCTCAAGCCGAAACCGCGCCAATCGCTGCGCGACCTGATGGCGAATTTCGATCGCTGGGCCGCACAAAAGGATTCGCTGCCGCACACGGAGCTCGCCGAGATGATCCTCGACGAGTCCGGTTACACGGATATGTGGCAAAAGGATCGTTCGGCGGACGCGGCAGGCCGCCTCGACAACTTGAAGGAACTCGTTCGCTCGATGGACGAGTTCGAAAACCTGCAGGGCTTCCTCGAGCACATTTCGCTGGTGATGGATGCGGATCGCGGCGAGCAGGTCGACAGCGTATCGATCATGACGCTGCATTCGGCGAAGGGCCTCGAATTCGAGACCGTATTTCTGCCCGGCTGGGAAGAAGGTCTGTTCCCGAGCCAGCGCTCGCTCGACGAACAGGGCCGCGCGGGTCTCGAAGAGGAACGGCGCTTGGCCCATGTCGGGCTTACACGCGCGCGTCGCCGTGCGAAGATTTTCTTTGCGACGAACCGGCGCATTCACGGCATGTGGACGACGAACATTCCGTCACGCTTCCTTGACGAACTGCCGGAAGCGGACGTCGAGGTCACCGAACAAAAAGGTGGCTTCTCGTTCTCGGGATACGGCGCGTCGCGCTTCGATCGCCAGGAGAGTTTCGGTTCGAGCTACACAACGCCCGGCTGGCAACGCGCGCAGCAGCGCGGCGGATTTTCAGGCGGTGGTTACTCCGGCGGCAGCGGCTCAGCGCCGAGCGGCGGCCGCTGGCAGAAGACGGAGATCCCGGATCTGCCGCGCCCACGCAAAGGTCCGCGCACCATCGAGGGCGAACTCGTCGCGAAGTCGACCGGCACCGCATCGGCTTACTCGGTCGGCGACCGCGTGTTTCATCTCAAATTCGGCAACGGCAATGTCACCTTCGTCGAAGGCAACAAGCTGACGATTCAGTTCGACAAAGCCGGCGAGAAACGCGTCGTCGATAGTTTCGTCGAGCGGGTTTGA
- a CDS encoding FAD-binding oxidoreductase produces the protein MPAAAAKVMPMTEQKPSKQAVEAVVAGLNARFGNRVVTSLAVREQHANTTTWLANQPPDVVVFPHSTEEVQDIVKLCAEHGVPVIPFGTGTSLEGHVNAPLGGVSVDFRDMNKVLEVHAQDLDCVVQPGVTRKQLNDYLRDQGLFFPIDPGADASIGGMTATRASGTNAVRYGTMKDNVISVKAVLANGEVITTARRAKKSSAGYDLTRLFIGSEGTLGVITEITLKLHGIPEAISSAVCPFESIQGACDATIMTIQSGIPVARIELLDVVQVRASNAYSKLTLKETPHLFLEFHGTEASVAEQAERFAEIAAECGGGPSEWTTKPEERTKLWQARHDSYWSMLQLRPGAKGFATDVCVPISRLAECVLETCKDIEEYKLVAPIVGHVGDGNFHVGVMIDMNDPAEVKNAKTFIERLAKRAIAMDGTCTGEHGVGQGKIKYLEAEHGRTALNAMTAIKQALDPQNLMNPGKILPSSLTAE, from the coding sequence ATGCCTGCAGCCGCCGCGAAGGTCATGCCGATGACCGAGCAGAAGCCGTCGAAGCAAGCCGTCGAGGCTGTCGTCGCTGGGCTCAACGCGCGCTTCGGCAACCGCGTTGTCACCTCGCTGGCGGTTCGCGAGCAGCACGCCAACACGACGACCTGGCTCGCCAACCAGCCGCCGGACGTCGTCGTCTTCCCGCACAGCACCGAAGAGGTGCAGGACATTGTCAAACTCTGCGCCGAGCACGGCGTACCCGTGATCCCGTTCGGCACCGGAACCTCGCTCGAAGGTCACGTCAACGCGCCGCTCGGCGGCGTATCGGTCGACTTCCGCGACATGAACAAGGTGCTGGAGGTCCACGCTCAGGATCTCGATTGCGTCGTCCAACCGGGCGTCACGCGCAAGCAGCTCAACGACTATCTGCGCGACCAGGGCCTGTTCTTCCCGATCGACCCAGGTGCGGACGCCTCGATCGGCGGCATGACGGCGACGCGCGCCTCCGGCACCAACGCGGTGCGCTACGGCACCATGAAGGACAACGTGATCTCGGTGAAGGCCGTGCTCGCCAACGGCGAGGTCATCACGACGGCGCGGCGCGCCAAGAAGTCTTCGGCGGGCTATGACCTGACGCGACTCTTCATAGGCTCGGAAGGCACGCTCGGCGTCATCACGGAAATCACGCTGAAGCTCCATGGCATTCCGGAAGCGATTTCGTCGGCGGTCTGCCCGTTCGAAAGCATCCAGGGCGCGTGCGACGCGACCATCATGACGATCCAGTCCGGCATTCCGGTCGCCCGCATCGAATTGCTCGATGTCGTGCAGGTGCGCGCCAGCAACGCCTATTCGAAGCTGACGCTGAAGGAAACGCCGCATCTCTTCCTCGAATTTCACGGCACGGAGGCCTCCGTTGCCGAGCAGGCCGAGCGTTTCGCCGAGATTGCCGCCGAATGCGGTGGCGGCCCGTCGGAATGGACGACGAAGCCGGAGGAGCGCACCAAACTCTGGCAGGCGCGCCACGATTCCTATTGGTCAATGTTGCAGCTGCGTCCGGGCGCGAAAGGCTTCGCTACCGACGTGTGCGTGCCGATTTCGCGGCTCGCCGAATGCGTTCTCGAGACCTGCAAGGACATCGAGGAATACAAACTCGTGGCGCCGATCGTCGGCCATGTCGGCGACGGTAATTTCCACGTCGGGGTGATGATCGACATGAACGACCCGGCCGAGGTGAAGAACGCCAAGACCTTCATCGAGCGGCTCGCCAAGCGCGCCATCGCGATGGACGGCACCTGCACGGGTGAGCACGGGGTCGGTCAGGGCAAGATCAAATACCTCGAGGCCGAGCACGGCCGGACGGCGTTGAATGCCATGACGGCGATCAAACAGGCGCTCGATCCACAAAATTTGATGAACCCAGGCAAGATTCTGCCGTCTTCGTTGACTGCGGAATAA
- a CDS encoding thioesterase family protein codes for MLDRCDFEPVFFAPFVSSVTRVEPGWIDYNGHLNMAYYNVLFDRAVDEAYELMGIGEAYVKTQRRSLFTAEVHVRYLRELHKGDPVRVTFQLLGFDHKRVHYFEQLFHATEGWVSATSENMALHVDMETKRTASFDEAALRSLAAMQASHTRLPLPEASGRRIAMPMSA; via the coding sequence ATGCTGGACCGTTGCGATTTCGAACCTGTGTTCTTCGCCCCATTCGTGTCGTCGGTGACGCGGGTGGAGCCCGGATGGATCGATTACAACGGCCACCTGAATATGGCGTATTACAACGTTCTTTTTGATCGCGCGGTCGATGAAGCCTACGAGCTGATGGGCATCGGTGAGGCTTACGTGAAAACGCAGCGACGCTCGCTGTTCACGGCCGAAGTTCACGTCCGATATCTGCGCGAGTTGCACAAGGGCGATCCGGTCCGCGTGACTTTCCAGCTGCTCGGCTTCGACCACAAGCGGGTCCACTATTTCGAACAACTGTTCCACGCGACGGAAGGTTGGGTCTCCGCCACATCCGAGAATATGGCGCTTCACGTCGACATGGAGACCAAGCGCACGGCGTCTTTCGACGAGGCGGCGCTGCGCTCACTTGCTGCCATGCAAGCGAGCCACACGCGGCTGCCGCTGCCGGAAGCGTCCGGCCGCCGTATCGCGATGCCGATGAGCGCCTGA